In a single window of the Melioribacteraceae bacterium genome:
- a CDS encoding FAD-dependent oxidoreductase yields MYKPKNIIIVGGNAAGPAAAAQAKRTAPDANVIMFEASEFISTGTCEFPYVISGEIADYSKIVFFTAESFEAQKNVKVYLSHKVELIDRKRKIIKVLDSKNQKYLEFPYDSLILCTGSRAKSIPAITSTYENVFKLKSVNDLILIQKYFKNNDVKRVLIIGSGYIGLEVADALINKNISVDIAEIEDNPLPKAEPEIRLMVKELLHSKNINFYSSTSIQKYSEINNKIVSVKIDGYNIEYDAIFICTGFVPNSELAAASKLELTNGGAIKVNRKMQTSDPAIYAAGDCVEVTNYITNKNQYLPIATNAYANGHIAGTNAGGGNSFSSPVVPNLAVSFLGRVYSFVGICSNSAQRNNFRFLTVSATAPNLVKVMKNSQIVFGKVIVDRNSKLILGANFFGGNEISGYSDLISSFIKFKIPAKELANVNFNYTPPISPFINILTILGKKINKELE; encoded by the coding sequence ATGTACAAACCTAAAAACATAATAATAGTTGGTGGAAACGCTGCGGGTCCCGCCGCCGCCGCACAGGCAAAAAGAACTGCCCCCGATGCCAATGTAATTATGTTTGAGGCTTCCGAATTTATTTCAACCGGAACTTGTGAATTCCCCTATGTTATTTCGGGTGAGATTGCAGATTATAGTAAAATAGTTTTTTTTACCGCAGAGTCATTCGAAGCTCAAAAAAATGTAAAAGTATATCTCTCACATAAAGTTGAATTAATTGACCGAAAAAGGAAAATTATAAAAGTATTAGATTCTAAAAATCAGAAGTATCTCGAATTCCCATACGATTCATTAATCCTTTGCACCGGTTCGCGCGCCAAATCTATTCCGGCAATTACCTCTACTTATGAAAATGTATTTAAGCTAAAATCAGTAAATGATCTAATCTTGATTCAGAAATACTTTAAGAACAATGATGTTAAAAGAGTTTTAATAATTGGCTCCGGTTATATTGGTCTTGAAGTTGCTGATGCGCTAATTAATAAGAATATCTCAGTTGATATCGCAGAGATTGAAGATAATCCACTTCCGAAAGCAGAGCCAGAAATCAGATTAATGGTGAAGGAATTACTGCATAGTAAAAATATTAACTTCTATAGTTCAACTTCGATTCAGAAATATTCAGAGATTAATAATAAAATTGTATCGGTTAAGATTGATGGCTATAATATTGAGTATGATGCGATTTTTATATGCACCGGATTTGTACCAAACTCAGAGCTAGCCGCTGCCTCGAAACTTGAGCTTACTAATGGAGGTGCGATAAAAGTAAATAGGAAAATGCAAACCTCTGATCCGGCTATTTACGCTGCAGGGGATTGTGTAGAAGTGACCAATTACATCACCAATAAAAATCAGTATTTACCAATTGCCACCAATGCTTACGCAAATGGACATATTGCGGGCACAAACGCGGGAGGTGGAAATTCGTTTAGTTCACCCGTAGTGCCCAACTTGGCAGTATCTTTCTTGGGGAGGGTTTATTCTTTTGTTGGTATATGCTCAAATTCCGCACAGAGAAATAATTTTAGATTCCTCACAGTATCTGCAACTGCCCCAAATCTGGTTAAAGTAATGAAGAATTCTCAAATCGTTTTTGGTAAGGTTATTGTTGATCGCAATTCAAAACTTATTCTTGGAGCAAATTTTTTTGGCGGAAATGAAATTAGCGGCTACTCCGATTTGATATCTTCATTTATAAAGTTTAAAATTCCGGCTAAGGAATTGGCAAACGTAAATTTTAATTATACACCGCCAATTTCTCCGTTTATAAACATCTTAACAATACTCGGTAAAAAAATTAATAAGGAATTAGAATGA
- the upp gene encoding uracil phosphoribosyltransferase: protein MNSFILVDNPLVKRDITILRNKRTESAQFREALKRIAFSLAIEISKSFTVKKMEVHTPLELTDGYYIDKQIVLVPILRAGLSLVDSFIEMIPEAKVGHIGLQRDEKTLRPIDYYYKAPALLNKSTTILLDPMLATGGSAVASFNSLKEKGANDLILACLIAAPEGIEKMNLYHPDIPIYTAAVDRELNHNGYILPGLGDAGDRTFGTI from the coding sequence ATGAACAGTTTTATATTAGTTGATAACCCATTGGTTAAACGTGATATTACTATCTTGAGAAACAAAAGAACCGAATCAGCACAATTTAGAGAGGCATTGAAAAGAATTGCTTTTTCACTCGCTATTGAAATTTCAAAAAGTTTTACAGTCAAAAAGATGGAGGTACATACTCCTCTTGAATTGACTGATGGATATTATATCGACAAGCAAATTGTTTTAGTCCCAATATTGAGAGCAGGATTAAGTTTAGTTGATTCATTTATTGAGATGATTCCCGAAGCGAAAGTTGGACATATCGGTTTGCAAAGAGATGAAAAAACTTTACGTCCAATTGATTATTATTACAAAGCTCCGGCTTTGTTAAATAAATCAACAACAATACTATTAGACCCTATGCTGGCCACGGGTGGAAGTGCAGTTGCCTCCTTTAATTCATTAAAAGAAAAAGGAGCCAACGATTTAATTCTCGCTTGTTTAATAGCGGCTCCAGAAGGAATTGAAAAAATGAATCTTTATCATCCAGATATTCCAATCTATACAGCTGCTGTTGACCGGGAATTAAATCATAACGGTTATATATTGCCCGGTTTAGGTGATGCCGGTGATAGAACTTTTGGAACAATCTAA
- a CDS encoding bifunctional (p)ppGpp synthetase/guanosine-3',5'-bis(diphosphate) 3'-pyrophosphohydrolase has product MDTAITIKHAKMLEMLLEACRANLPTVNEELLKKAFHFSSESHKNDFRASGEPYFNHPFEVAMVVAREIPLDDISVVAALLHDVVEDSDISLAFLNKEFGKETAEIVDGVTKIEGVFKGQEITQAENYRKLLLSMIKDVRVILVKFADRLHNMRTLEFVHPQKQRRIAKETLEIYAPFAHRFGLGAIKWELEDLAFKYLNKEAYDDIKKRINETRKDRESYLNKFSKPIKDKLNEYIIKYELGGRPKHLYSVYRKMVVQNRPFEDIYDLLAIRIIIDNDDPNSCYYVLGVVTNLYKPIQERFKDFISIPKKNNYQSIHTTVIGPQGKLFEVQIRTRKMHEIAERGVAAHWKYKEHATTSDADLEDWVNWIRDVFENSTKDEATKEILASFKLNLYQDEIYVFTPKGELKRLPINSTPVDFAFEVHSNVGSHCIGAKVNGKIMPLNTVLHSGDQVEIITSKNQHPNKSWLQFVTTHKAKSNIRKYINREEEKLIESGKDIWDKKIKKHKLSFNSEEITKLARKLKFDNLRQFYTAIALDKINVEELLNPEVETEDKNKDDIGFDKFANIARTTLGDLVIEGDHKGFAYTYAKCCNPIPGDQIVGYVTIGEGIKIHRKDCVNLISLVKKGESRLVPVSWPRDNGAYFIAGLIIKGEDMPGILKDISNSITSFANTNIKSVNISSSESMFKGTIAVYVKDLDHLQKLIDRLKKNRGIYSVERFDAEAIRAEQL; this is encoded by the coding sequence ATGGATACCGCGATAACCATAAAACACGCTAAAATGCTAGAAATGCTTTTAGAAGCGTGCAGAGCCAATTTGCCGACTGTGAATGAAGAATTATTAAAAAAAGCATTCCATTTCAGCAGCGAATCTCATAAGAATGATTTTAGGGCTTCTGGGGAGCCATATTTTAATCATCCATTCGAAGTTGCGATGGTTGTTGCCCGCGAAATTCCTCTTGATGATATTTCTGTTGTAGCCGCACTTCTGCACGATGTGGTTGAGGATAGCGATATTAGTCTGGCTTTTCTTAATAAAGAATTCGGTAAAGAAACGGCAGAAATTGTTGACGGCGTAACAAAAATTGAGGGAGTATTTAAAGGTCAAGAAATTACTCAAGCCGAAAATTACCGTAAGTTATTGCTTTCGATGATTAAAGATGTGCGTGTAATACTCGTTAAGTTTGCCGATAGATTACACAATATGCGTACACTCGAATTTGTTCATCCGCAGAAACAAAGGCGCATTGCAAAAGAAACGTTAGAAATTTATGCCCCATTTGCTCATCGATTTGGATTAGGTGCAATTAAGTGGGAACTTGAAGATTTAGCTTTCAAGTACCTAAATAAAGAAGCCTACGACGATATAAAAAAAAGAATAAATGAAACAAGAAAGGATAGGGAATCATATCTAAATAAATTTTCTAAGCCTATTAAGGATAAACTTAATGAGTATATAATTAAGTATGAACTTGGGGGAAGACCAAAGCATCTTTATAGTGTTTATAGAAAAATGGTTGTTCAAAACCGTCCCTTTGAAGATATTTACGATTTATTAGCGATAAGAATTATAATAGATAATGATGACCCGAATTCATGTTATTATGTATTGGGAGTTGTAACTAATCTTTATAAACCAATACAAGAAAGATTTAAAGATTTTATTTCCATTCCTAAAAAGAACAATTACCAGTCAATACATACTACGGTAATTGGGCCTCAAGGTAAATTATTTGAAGTACAGATTAGAACTAGAAAAATGCATGAAATTGCTGAGCGGGGTGTTGCCGCGCACTGGAAGTATAAAGAGCACGCAACCACAAGTGACGCGGATTTGGAGGATTGGGTTAACTGGATTAGAGATGTTTTTGAAAATTCTACTAAAGATGAAGCTACCAAAGAGATACTTGCAAGTTTTAAACTCAATTTGTATCAGGATGAAATTTATGTTTTTACACCTAAAGGAGAATTGAAAAGATTACCAATCAATTCCACTCCGGTTGATTTTGCATTTGAAGTACACTCCAATGTCGGTTCACACTGCATAGGCGCAAAAGTGAATGGCAAAATTATGCCTTTAAATACTGTATTACATAGTGGAGATCAAGTTGAAATTATAACCTCTAAAAACCAGCATCCAAATAAAAGCTGGCTTCAATTTGTAACTACTCACAAAGCTAAGAGCAATATCAGAAAATATATAAACCGGGAAGAGGAAAAACTCATTGAATCCGGTAAAGATATTTGGGATAAAAAAATAAAAAAACACAAACTAAGTTTTAATTCTGAAGAGATTACCAAATTAGCGCGCAAACTCAAATTTGATAATCTGCGCCAATTTTATACCGCTATTGCTCTCGATAAAATAAATGTGGAAGAATTACTAAATCCCGAGGTCGAGACTGAGGATAAAAATAAAGATGATATCGGGTTCGATAAATTTGCAAATATTGCCCGTACCACTCTAGGCGATCTTGTAATCGAAGGGGATCATAAGGGATTTGCATATACTTATGCTAAATGCTGCAATCCAATTCCTGGTGATCAAATTGTAGGTTATGTAACAATTGGTGAGGGGATAAAAATTCACCGTAAAGATTGTGTAAATCTTATTAGCTTGGTAAAAAAAGGGGAGAGTAGGCTTGTGCCCGTCAGCTGGCCTAGAGATAACGGGGCTTATTTTATTGCGGGTTTGATTATTAAGGGAGAGGATATGCCGGGTATCTTGAAAGATATCTCAAACTCAATTACCTCATTCGCAAATACTAATATCAAATCAGTAAATATCTCTTCGAGTGAATCGATGTTTAAAGGAACAATAGCCGTTTATGTAAAAGATCTTGATCATCTGCAAAAGTTAATTGACCGGCTTAAGAAAAATAGGGGAATTTATTCTGTGGAGAGATTCGATGCCGAAGCCATCAGGGCAGAACAATTGTGA
- the ruvX gene encoding Holliday junction resolvase RuvX, with translation MIEERILAIDFGEKRIGIAITDPLKIFAYPLTTLNNDSKLMDALKEIINKYSVTKIILGIPLREDGSETVISRKVMNFKLDVEMEFNIDIELVDERYSSSIAKDRIIESVVSKKKRRDKSLLDKNAAAVILEDWLRSH, from the coding sequence GTGATTGAAGAAAGAATTCTTGCAATTGATTTTGGAGAAAAACGTATTGGTATTGCAATAACCGATCCTCTAAAAATTTTTGCTTACCCATTAACTACACTTAATAATGATTCTAAATTAATGGATGCCCTAAAGGAGATAATTAATAAATATAGTGTCACTAAAATTATTCTGGGAATCCCTCTTCGCGAGGATGGATCGGAAACTGTAATTTCTAGAAAAGTGATGAATTTTAAATTGGATGTTGAAATGGAATTCAATATTGATATTGAACTGGTGGATGAGCGATATTCCTCTTCTATTGCAAAAGATAGAATTATTGAATCGGTGGTATCTAAAAAAAAGAGAAGAGATAAATCATTGCTGGATAAAAATGCCGCCGCTGTAATTCTCGAAGATTGGTTAAGAAGTCACTAA
- a CDS encoding class I SAM-dependent methyltransferase, which yields MNSLEDSIVHSLDGNDNKDIFPYLPYILQDLWEMGASVNNIHTLIERYQKYFTGKLKILDLGCGKGVVSIKSAKKFGANCTGVDGMNEFINEAKEKAKEHKVSELCSFELGDIRNSIVNYKNFDFVILGAVGPIFGSYSSTLSAVSKCLQPNGLLILDDGYLNDESSIPNPNVLKRHMLMEQATSTGLVLLDEIISGTDEIKGIDEDMYKKINDRCNELMTKYPEKEKLFKGYLMRQEEENHVLENEIIGSTMIFGNKDHWLNFKIS from the coding sequence ATGAATTCATTAGAAGATTCTATTGTCCATTCATTGGATGGAAACGATAACAAGGATATTTTTCCCTACCTTCCTTATATACTGCAAGATTTATGGGAGATGGGAGCATCGGTAAATAACATTCATACGCTAATTGAAAGGTATCAAAAGTATTTTACTGGAAAGCTAAAAATACTTGATCTGGGTTGTGGCAAGGGTGTTGTTTCTATTAAATCTGCCAAGAAGTTTGGAGCTAATTGTACTGGCGTTGATGGAATGAATGAATTTATTAATGAGGCTAAAGAAAAAGCAAAGGAGCACAAGGTTTCTGAATTATGCAGTTTTGAATTGGGCGATATCCGAAATTCTATCGTAAATTATAAAAATTTTGATTTTGTAATATTAGGTGCAGTCGGACCAATCTTTGGAAGTTACTCCTCCACATTGAGTGCAGTGAGTAAATGCTTACAACCGAATGGGCTATTAATACTTGATGATGGTTATTTAAATGATGAATCCAGTATTCCAAACCCAAATGTGCTAAAGCGGCATATGTTAATGGAACAAGCTACATCTACCGGATTAGTTTTACTCGATGAAATAATTAGCGGCACTGATGAAATAAAAGGTATTGATGAGGATATGTACAAAAAAATTAATGATCGTTGCAATGAATTGATGACAAAATATCCCGAAAAAGAAAAATTATTTAAAGGGTATTTAATGAGGCAGGAAGAGGAAAATCATGTATTAGAAAATGAAATTATAGGATCTACTATGATTTTCGGAAATAAAGACCATTGGCTCAATTTCAAAATAAGCTAA
- the eutM gene encoding ethanolamine utilization microcompartment protein EutM, with protein sequence MTLDALGMIETKGLVGAIEAADAMVKAAKVELIGKETIGGGYVTVMVRGDVGAVKAATDAGAAAAQRVGELVSVHVIPRPHTDVELILPKRAK encoded by the coding sequence ATGACACTTGATGCACTTGGAATGATTGAAACAAAAGGGTTAGTGGGAGCCATTGAAGCTGCAGATGCAATGGTTAAAGCCGCTAAAGTTGAACTAATTGGTAAAGAAACAATTGGTGGCGGTTATGTTACTGTTATGGTTCGTGGTGATGTTGGTGCTGTTAAAGCAGCTACCGATGCAGGCGCAGCCGCAGCTCAGCGAGTTGGTGAACTTGTTTCAGTTCATGTAATTCCAAGACCTCATACCGATGTTGAATTGATTCTTCCTAAAAGAGCTAAATAA
- a CDS encoding BMC domain-containing protein, whose amino-acid sequence MQLALGLIETKGLIGAIEAADAMLKAANVKLVSKEKITAALVTIKIVGEVAAVKSAVDAGAAAAQRVGQLVAVHVIPRPHEQIDSFILDAPLIDEEKKIPKQQKVKTTSKPTPQIGIKEEENLFNVVKEETIEEVLETSPENAEIEILPEVEQEEEKQTPIYNHLEQLKKEALSEITDYADKNISSELELEEMKTMNVHQLRHLARGFAGFPIKGRQISRANRDELLAYFEKLK is encoded by the coding sequence ATGCAATTAGCATTAGGATTAATTGAAACTAAGGGTTTAATAGGTGCTATTGAAGCCGCAGACGCAATGCTAAAAGCCGCTAACGTCAAATTAGTTAGTAAAGAAAAAATAACTGCCGCTTTAGTGACGATTAAAATTGTTGGTGAAGTTGCCGCTGTTAAATCTGCTGTGGATGCTGGAGCAGCTGCCGCTCAAAGAGTTGGACAACTAGTCGCGGTTCATGTTATCCCTAGACCTCATGAACAAATTGATAGTTTTATTTTAGATGCTCCCCTTATTGATGAGGAGAAAAAAATACCAAAACAACAAAAAGTAAAAACTACTTCCAAACCAACACCGCAAATTGGCATCAAGGAGGAAGAAAATTTATTTAATGTTGTTAAGGAAGAAACTATCGAAGAAGTTTTAGAGACTTCACCAGAGAATGCCGAGATTGAAATTCTTCCTGAAGTTGAGCAGGAAGAAGAGAAGCAAACTCCAATTTATAATCATTTGGAACAACTCAAAAAAGAAGCTCTTAGTGAAATAACAGATTATGCAGATAAAAACATCTCAAGTGAACTAGAGCTTGAAGAAATGAAAACAATGAATGTTCATCAACTTAGACATTTAGCGAGGGGATTTGCCGGATTTCCGATAAAGGGACGACAAATATCGAGAGCTAATAGAGATGAACTTTTAGCGTATTTTGAGAAATTAAAATAG
- a CDS encoding YbbR-like domain-containing protein, which translates to MKSKVVTLSFIILFSIFLWISVSLSENFIVTIKAPIKVTDLPINNGVSNISADEVFIQLKGNGWNLAKIFLGTPEEFSISARRKLGKHREQLRSYVEANQWITSSFQVIEISPPSIEFSVGKILSKKVKIAPILNLNYKDGFGLVSNLKISPDSVEIYGPGTLLKNIDSIVTEPLQLQNISENIRDELNLVVPQGIEINRRTCELQFEVQKIVETMINNIVIESLNVPQLKEMDFYPNKISVTLRGGIQRLGKITRDSIRAYINYWDVINDDGKSVKPKIEIPKYTSILNVEPKYIELIIKQY; encoded by the coding sequence ATGAAATCAAAAGTCGTAACACTATCATTTATTATACTATTCTCTATCTTTCTATGGATATCAGTTTCCTTATCGGAAAATTTTATTGTTACAATCAAAGCTCCGATTAAAGTTACCGATTTACCAATAAATAATGGTGTTAGTAATATTTCCGCCGATGAAGTATTTATTCAGTTAAAAGGTAATGGATGGAATTTAGCAAAAATATTTCTTGGTACTCCGGAAGAATTTTCGATATCAGCCAGAAGAAAACTTGGTAAGCATCGCGAACAACTCCGAAGTTATGTTGAAGCCAATCAATGGATTACTTCATCATTTCAGGTGATAGAAATTTCTCCACCTTCAATTGAATTTTCTGTGGGCAAAATATTATCCAAAAAAGTAAAAATTGCTCCTATACTAAATTTGAATTATAAGGATGGATTTGGACTTGTTTCCAATTTAAAAATAAGTCCCGACTCTGTTGAAATTTATGGACCTGGAACTTTGCTTAAAAATATTGACAGCATTGTTACCGAGCCTCTTCAGCTTCAAAATATTTCGGAAAATATTAGGGATGAATTAAACCTTGTTGTACCCCAAGGAATTGAAATTAATAGAAGAACATGCGAGCTTCAGTTCGAAGTACAAAAAATTGTTGAGACGATGATTAATAATATTGTAATCGAATCACTAAATGTTCCGCAGTTAAAAGAAATGGATTTTTACCCTAATAAAATATCGGTAACGTTAAGGGGAGGAATTCAAAGACTTGGGAAAATTACTAGAGATAGTATTCGTGCTTACATTAATTATTGGGATGTTATTAATGACGATGGTAAATCGGTTAAACCCAAAATTGAAATTCCAAAATATACTTCTATACTTAACGTTGAACCTAAATACATAGAATTGATAATTAAACAATACTGA
- the tmk gene encoding dTMP kinase — protein sequence MFITFEGLDFCGKSTQVKLLENYLNENNIQLKLIREPGGTSISEKVRDILLDKKNSEMTIETELILFAASRSQLVNQVILPALNKDIFVISDRFHDSSIAYQAFGRGIDLDFVVNLQNFVIGKAIPDITFYLDITVEEMLLRKKAFKQIDRIESSENDFYKKVREGYLYLSEKHNRFRKIDGTLPIEEIHSLIVNEIKSAKKG from the coding sequence ATGTTCATAACTTTTGAAGGTTTAGATTTTTGCGGCAAATCCACTCAAGTAAAATTGCTTGAGAACTATTTGAATGAAAATAATATTCAGCTAAAACTAATTAGAGAACCGGGAGGCACGTCAATTTCGGAAAAAGTTAGAGATATTTTACTTGATAAAAAAAACTCCGAGATGACGATAGAGACAGAACTAATTTTATTTGCCGCTAGCCGATCTCAACTTGTTAATCAAGTAATTCTTCCGGCTTTGAATAAAGATATATTCGTTATATCAGACCGATTCCACGATTCATCGATTGCTTATCAAGCATTTGGGAGAGGTATTGATCTCGATTTTGTGGTTAATCTGCAAAATTTTGTGATAGGTAAAGCAATCCCGGATATTACTTTCTACCTTGACATTACTGTTGAAGAAATGTTATTAAGGAAGAAAGCTTTTAAACAGATTGACCGAATTGAATCTTCGGAAAATGATTTTTATAAAAAGGTGCGAGAAGGTTATTTGTATCTCTCAGAGAAACACAACCGCTTTCGAAAGATTGATGGTACTTTACCGATTGAAGAAATACATTCATTAATAGTAAATGAAATTAAGTCTGCCAAGAAAGGCTAA
- a CDS encoding S41 family peptidase has protein sequence MNRRIKILTLGLSFLLFSAFLTRDNDLYFEINKGIDIFGRVYKEVALNYVDQVNPQDFMISGIEGMLSSLDPYTNFIDAYEQKDIDIVTKGKYGGIGATVGLRENEITIVDLIEGYSAQRQGLRIGDVIEKIDSVEVNKDNYDRLSEFLKGDPGTSVKLLVKRAQVDDKLKFELVREEVEIKNITFYGFIPHEGNTAYVKLSSFTRSAGDELKNAIIELRKQKEIKNFILDLRGNPGGLLDAAIDVSEKFLEKGELVVSVMGRDSLSKKNYFAAEEPLINNIPVIVLIDGGTASASEIVSGALQDHDRALIIGENSFGKGLVQTVIPLSHNTSLKITTARYFTPSGRSIQKIDYSKSKVLEVGASINKANFLTDNKRVVFSAGGVTPDSVVVFRTDSPLMDQLLAQGMFFKYATNFYNSNPGNNFDKIKDDVLLKQFVTFLEQKGFDYSSKSDKLITQLIENSKEEPLDEKLVELLKKQKGNSSANINKEIEKYKIEFIGELRSELKARTNGRIGRLSESLKTDRQFLTAVSILNNNLHKQLLQNK, from the coding sequence ATGAATAGAAGAATAAAAATTTTAACATTGGGATTATCATTCCTACTATTTTCAGCTTTCCTCACCCGTGATAATGATCTCTATTTTGAAATTAATAAAGGCATCGACATATTCGGGCGTGTTTATAAAGAGGTGGCGTTAAATTATGTTGACCAGGTTAATCCGCAGGATTTTATGATTTCCGGAATAGAAGGAATGCTCTCATCTTTAGACCCCTATACAAATTTTATTGATGCTTATGAACAGAAGGATATTGATATTGTTACAAAAGGAAAGTATGGAGGAATTGGCGCAACTGTTGGATTGAGAGAAAATGAAATTACAATCGTTGATCTTATTGAGGGCTATTCTGCACAACGACAAGGATTGCGGATTGGAGATGTAATTGAGAAAATTGATAGTGTTGAAGTGAATAAAGATAATTATGATAGATTGAGCGAATTTTTGAAAGGGGACCCTGGTACTTCGGTTAAGTTATTAGTCAAACGGGCACAAGTCGATGATAAACTGAAATTTGAATTGGTTCGTGAAGAAGTAGAAATAAAAAATATTACCTTTTATGGTTTCATACCCCATGAAGGTAATACGGCTTATGTTAAATTAAGCAGTTTTACGAGGAGTGCCGGCGATGAATTAAAAAATGCCATAATTGAACTTAGAAAACAAAAAGAAATAAAAAATTTCATACTCGATCTTCGTGGAAATCCGGGCGGACTGCTCGATGCGGCAATTGATGTTAGTGAAAAATTTCTTGAAAAGGGGGAATTAGTTGTAAGTGTGATGGGAAGAGATTCTTTATCTAAAAAAAATTACTTTGCGGCAGAAGAGCCATTAATTAATAATATACCTGTTATTGTATTAATTGATGGCGGTACCGCAAGCGCATCGGAAATTGTTAGCGGCGCACTGCAAGATCACGATAGGGCACTAATTATTGGGGAGAATTCATTTGGAAAAGGGTTGGTACAGACTGTAATTCCTCTTTCACATAATACTTCACTAAAGATTACTACTGCGCGTTATTTCACACCGAGCGGAAGATCGATTCAGAAAATTGATTATTCTAAAAGTAAAGTTTTAGAAGTCGGTGCATCAATTAACAAAGCAAATTTTCTTACGGACAATAAAAGGGTAGTATTCTCTGCAGGAGGAGTTACTCCCGATTCTGTTGTTGTATTTCGAACTGATTCCCCTTTGATGGATCAATTATTGGCTCAAGGAATGTTTTTTAAGTATGCTACTAACTTTTATAATTCGAATCCGGGTAATAATTTTGATAAGATTAAAGATGATGTACTACTAAAACAATTTGTTACTTTTCTTGAACAAAAGGGTTTTGATTATTCAAGCAAAAGTGACAAACTGATTACTCAGTTAATTGAGAATTCAAAAGAGGAACCATTAGATGAAAAATTAGTTGAGCTTCTTAAAAAGCAGAAGGGTAATAGTTCAGCTAATATTAATAAGGAAATTGAAAAATATAAAATTGAGTTTATAGGTGAATTGCGCTCAGAGTTAAAAGCAAGAACAAATGGAAGAATAGGAAGGTTGAGTGAATCATTAAAAACAGACCGGCAATTTTTAACTGCGGTTTCAATTTTAAATAATAATTTACATAAACAGTTACTTCAAAATAAATAA